A window of the Brassica napus cultivar Da-Ae chromosome C5, Da-Ae, whole genome shotgun sequence genome harbors these coding sequences:
- the LOC106431670 gene encoding glucose-1-phosphate adenylyltransferase large subunit 2, chloroplastic has protein sequence MACCCPAMKFQRPFGLNRKVVSDSGRDSSFWGAEVVKANHLKAQSGPQKIQTRLIRSVLTPSVDQESHEPLLRTPRADPKNVASIILGGGAGTRLFPLTSKRAKPAVPIGGCYRLIDIPMSNCINSGIRKIFILTQFNSFSLNRHLSRTYNFGNGVNFGDGFVEVLAATQTSGDAGKKWFQGTADAVRQFIWVFEDAKTKNVEHVLILSGDHLYRMDYMNFVQKHIESNADITVSCVPMDESRASDYGLLKIDESGQIIQFSEKPKGDDLKAMQVDTTVLGLPPKEAAELPYIASMGVYVFRKEVLLKLLRSSYPTSNDFGSEIIPLAVKEHNVQAFLFNDYWEDIGTIGSFFDANLALTEQPPKFQFYDPKTPFFTSPRFLPPTKVDKCRILDSIVSHGCFLRECSVQHSIVGIRSRVESGVELQDTMMMGADFYQTEAEIASLLAEGKVPIGVGENTKIRNCIIDKNAKIGKNVVIANADGVEEGDRQEEGFYIRSGITVVLKNATIRDGLVL, from the exons ATGGCGTGTTGCTGTCCAGCCATGAAGTTTCAGCGTCCCTTTGGTCTGAACAGAAAGGTTGTTTCTGACTCTGGAAGAGATAGTTCCTTCTGGGGAGCCGAGGTTGTCAAGGCCAATCATCTGAAGGCACAGAGTGGACCTCAGAAGATTCAGACAAGGCTCATTCGCTCCGTTCTCACCCCATCTGTTGATCAAGAGTCTCAT GAGCCTCTGTTGAGAACTCCAAGAGCAGACCCAAAGAATGTGGCATCTATCATACTAGGTGGCGGTGCTGGGACTCGCTTGTTCCCTCTTACAAGCAAGAGAGCTAAACCTGCGGTGCCAATTGGAGGGTGTTACAGGCTGATAGATATACCAATGAGCAATTGCATCAATAGTGGTATTAGAAAGATCTTCATCTTAACTCAGTTCAACTCTTTCTCTCTCAATCGCCACCTTTCTCGCACTTACAACTTTGGCAATGGAGTCAATTTTGGCGATGGTTTTGTCGAG GTTCTTGCTGCAACCCAAACTTCCGGAGATGCAGGAAAGAAATGGTTTCAGGGAACTGCTGATGCTGTTAGGCAGTTTATATGGGTCTTTGAG GATGCCAAGACAAAGAATGTGGAACATGTCTTGATCTTGTCTGGTGATCATCTCTATCGGATGGATTACATGAACTTTGTGCAG AAGCACATTGAGTCAAATGCTGATATCACAGTTTCTTGTGTTCCCATGgatgagag CCGTGCTTCGGATTATGGTCTGCTTAAAATTGACGAGTCTGGACAAATCATTCAGTTCTCGGAGAAACCAAAGGGAGATGACTTAAAGGCAATG CAAGTTGACACTACAGTTCTTGGTCTGCCACCAAAAGAAGCTGCAGAGCTCCCATACATTGCATCGATGGGAGTTTATGTGTTTAGAAAAGAGGTTTTGCTAAAGCTTCTCAGATCGAGTTATCCTACATCCAACGACTTTGGTTCTGAGATCATCCCCTTGGCTGTGAAAGAGCACAACGTCCAG GCCTTTTTGTTCAATGACTATTGGGAGGATATTGGAACTATAGGATCATTCTTTGATGCCAACTTAGCTCTCACCGAACAG CCTCCTAAGTTCCAGTTTTACGATCCAAAAACGCCCTTCTTCACATCTCCACGGTTCTTGCCACCTACCAAAGTTGATAAATGCAGG ATACTTGACTCCATAGTTTCACATGGGTGTTTCTTGAGGGAGTGCAGTGTGCAGCACTCTATTGTGGGAATACGATCACGTGTAGAGTCTGGAGTAGAGCTTCAGGATACGATGATGATGGGAGCAGATTTCTACCAGACAGAAGCTGAAATCGCGTCTCTGTTGGCGGAAGGGAAAGTTCCAATAGGTGTAGGCGAGAACACCAAGATCAG GAACTGTATAATTGACAAGAACGCCAAGATCGGGAAGAACGTGGTCATAGCGAATgcagat GGTGTGGAAGAAGGAGATAGGCAAGAGGAAGGGTTTTATATAAGATCAGGCATAACCGTTGTGTTGAAGAACGCTACCATTAGAGATGGTTTGGTTCTTTAA
- the LOC106431635 gene encoding pumilio homolog 15-like isoform X2, which produces MTTNQNRRDGDANPEEALPPSPSQQLLRERLKAYENMYGSLDDHYSRGTGSSQFAPLSDLRTLESDFRRLGVSDSNPRQQPLRDQRRSNQFPLNGGDRGINEYFNPSYFQSQTEQEQINLERMWFKKDNLVNGYDAYKSSNYGSYGRGNSGMSVRSPYFDHCEVSFSQSNNHNSGNQSPWSYSHGYVPRTHDLFNMNNSRAKDNTMSRAKNRVDSVELQNLIAEGSRDTIDKIFDELISHVCELMTDPFGHHVFQKLMEKCTNEQITRVLEIVIQQPNQFVRICGDLHGTRAIQDLIRCLSSEEQISHFMVTICHAALLLSKSTNANDVIMFCFSHFSPSQTNGLLQMIVQNCYQVAIDHYGSCLLQQCIGKSRQEIREPLIREIIANSMNLCVDRYGNYVVQYVLELENFQVAAALSRYLSGNYVQLSCDKYGSHAVQKCLESRQFNSRMIINELLTDIDSLLVNPFGNYVIQTAWVVSQSDMRSELLYHINRNHPLLRCNRYGRKILEKLNLWT; this is translated from the exons ATGACGACTAACCAAAACCGAAGAGATGGAGACGCGAATCCGGAGGAAGCCTTGCCGCCGTCTCCGTCTCAACAGCTTCTACGTGAAAGACTCAAAGCTTACGAGAATATGTATGGCTCCTTGGATGATCATTACTCACGTGGAACCGGATCTTCACAGTTTGCTCCTTTGTCAGATTTGCGAACCCTTGAATCTGACTTTAGAAGATTGGGTGTCTCTGATTCAAACCCTCGCCAACAGCCGCTACGTGATCAACGTCGAAGCAATCAATTTCCTTTGAATGGTGGAGATCGAGGTATCAATGAATACTTTAACCCTTCGTATTTTCAGTCTCAAACTGAACAAGAACAGATTAATCTGGAGAGGATGTGGTTTAAGAAGGATAATCTTGTTAATGGGTATGATGCTTATAAGTCATCTAATTATGGTTCTTATGGGCGTGGCAATAGTGGTATGTCGGTTCGTTCTCCGTATTTTGACCACTGTGAGGTTTCTTTTTCTCAAAGTAATAATCATAATTCTGGTAATCAAAGCCCTTGGAGTTATTCACACGGTTATGTACCTCGAACCCATGATCTATTCAATATGAATAACTCTAGGGCTAAGGATAACACAATGTCTCGTGCTAAAAACCGTGTGGATTCTGTCGAGTTGCAAAACTTGATTGCGGAAGGTTCAAGAGACACTATTGATAAGATATTTGATGAGCTGATATCACATGTTTGTGAGCTGATGACTGACCCTTTTGGTCATCATGTCTTTCAAAAGCTCATGGAGAAATGCACAAATGAACAAATCACTCGGGTTTTGGAAATTGTCATCCAACAACCTAATCAGTTTGTGAGAATTTGTGGCGATTTGCATGG AACGCGTGCAATACAAGATTTGATCCGATGTCTTAGTTCAGAAGAGCAAATATCCCACTTCATGGTAACTATATGCCATGCTGCATTACTTCTGAGCAAGAGCACTAATGCAAATGATGTGATTATGTTTTGCTTCAGCCATTTTTCTCCTTCACAAACCAAT GGACTTCTTCAAATGATTGTTCAAAACTGTTATCAAGTTGCAATTGATCATTATGGTTCTTGTCTACTTCAACAATGCATTGGAAAATCCCGTCAAGAAATAAGGGAGCCTTTGATTAGAGAGATAATCGCTAATTCTATGAATCTATGTGTGGATCGCTATGG AAACTATGTGGTCCAGTATGTGTTGGAATTGGAAAATTTTCAAGTGGCAGCAGCCCTGTCAAGATATCTCAGTGGGAATTACGTGCAACTCTCTTGTGACAAGTATGGAAGTCATGCGGTGCAAAAATGTTTAGAAAGTAGACAATTCAACTCGAGGATGATCATCAACGAGCTGCTTACTGACATTGATTCACTTCTTGTAAATCCTTTCGGAAACTATGTAATTCAGACTGCATGGGTTGTATCTCAG AGTGATATGCGAAGTGAATTGTTGTACCATATCAACAGGAATCATCCGTTGTTGAGGTGCAATAGATACGGGagaaaaatacttgaaaaacTTAATCTTTGGACATAA
- the LOC106431647 gene encoding uncharacterized protein LOC106431647, producing MYTCRISNKINLSKAITTSDILFDLVSDAMFFDVDMRYSLPMYISTLRLHALPLRLTISELRSLPNASSVLINLSAQSSSVPTFIVITFFSLVAIGFLTLLLLEQTIVIRKENLELSLLYATLTVTQIRFSGSVTLSGGQDWKATLRVPPPDTRYQTGAFCIPVLEKIDPNTNIIQDVMPLKLYLILDTAP from the exons ATGTACACGTGTCGAATCTCCAACAAAATCAATCTCTCAAAAGCCATCACCACCTCTGATATCCTCTTCGATCTCGTCTCCGACGCCATGTTTTTTGACGTCGACATGAGGTACTCTCTTCCCATGTACATCTCCACCCTCCGTCTCCACGCTTTACCTCTCCGCCTCACGATTTCCGAGCTCCGATCACTCCCCAACGCCTCCTCCGTCCTGATCAATCTCTCTGCGCAATCTTCCTCCGTCCCGACCTTCATCGTCATCACCTTCTTCTCACTCGTCGCAATTGGTTTTCtcacccttcttcttcttgaacaaACGATTGTTATCAGGAAAGAGAACCTGGAACTCAGCCTCCTCTATGCAACTCTGACAGTGACCCAAATCAG ATTCAGTGGCTCCGTTACTCTCAGTGGCGGCCAAGATTGGAAGGCAACGTTGAGGGTCCCACCTCCTGATACTCGTTATCAGACTGGTGCCTTCTGCATtccagttcttgagaaaattgaTCCAAATACCAATATTATTCAAG
- the LOC106431635 gene encoding pumilio homolog 15-like isoform X1: MTTNQNRRDGDANPEEALPPSPSQQLLRERLKAYENMYGSLDDHYSRGTGSSQFAPLSDLRTLESDFRRLGVSDSNPRQQPLRDQRRSNQFPLNGGDRGINEYFNPSYFQSQTEQEQINLERMWFKKDNLVNGYDAYKSSNYGSYGRGNSGMSVRSPYFDHCEVSFSQSNNHNSGNQSPWSYSHGYVPRTHDLFNMNNSRAKDNTMSRAKNRVDSVELQNLIAEGSRDTIDKIFDELISHVCELMTDPFGHHVFQKLMEKCTNEQITRVLEIVIQQPNQFVRICGDLHGTRAIQDLIRCLSSEEQISHFMVTICHAALLLSKSTNANDVIMFCFSHFSPSQTNGLLQMIVQNCYQVAIDHYGSCLLQQCIGKSRQEIREPLIREIIANSMNLCVDRYGNYVVQYVLELENFQVAAALSRYLSGNYVQLSCDKYGSHAVQKCLESRQFNSRMIINELLTDIDSLLVNPFGNYVIQTAWVVSQVTKINMLLDPFYVKSLAYLFTLSCRVICEVNCCTISTGIIRC, from the exons ATGACGACTAACCAAAACCGAAGAGATGGAGACGCGAATCCGGAGGAAGCCTTGCCGCCGTCTCCGTCTCAACAGCTTCTACGTGAAAGACTCAAAGCTTACGAGAATATGTATGGCTCCTTGGATGATCATTACTCACGTGGAACCGGATCTTCACAGTTTGCTCCTTTGTCAGATTTGCGAACCCTTGAATCTGACTTTAGAAGATTGGGTGTCTCTGATTCAAACCCTCGCCAACAGCCGCTACGTGATCAACGTCGAAGCAATCAATTTCCTTTGAATGGTGGAGATCGAGGTATCAATGAATACTTTAACCCTTCGTATTTTCAGTCTCAAACTGAACAAGAACAGATTAATCTGGAGAGGATGTGGTTTAAGAAGGATAATCTTGTTAATGGGTATGATGCTTATAAGTCATCTAATTATGGTTCTTATGGGCGTGGCAATAGTGGTATGTCGGTTCGTTCTCCGTATTTTGACCACTGTGAGGTTTCTTTTTCTCAAAGTAATAATCATAATTCTGGTAATCAAAGCCCTTGGAGTTATTCACACGGTTATGTACCTCGAACCCATGATCTATTCAATATGAATAACTCTAGGGCTAAGGATAACACAATGTCTCGTGCTAAAAACCGTGTGGATTCTGTCGAGTTGCAAAACTTGATTGCGGAAGGTTCAAGAGACACTATTGATAAGATATTTGATGAGCTGATATCACATGTTTGTGAGCTGATGACTGACCCTTTTGGTCATCATGTCTTTCAAAAGCTCATGGAGAAATGCACAAATGAACAAATCACTCGGGTTTTGGAAATTGTCATCCAACAACCTAATCAGTTTGTGAGAATTTGTGGCGATTTGCATGG AACGCGTGCAATACAAGATTTGATCCGATGTCTTAGTTCAGAAGAGCAAATATCCCACTTCATGGTAACTATATGCCATGCTGCATTACTTCTGAGCAAGAGCACTAATGCAAATGATGTGATTATGTTTTGCTTCAGCCATTTTTCTCCTTCACAAACCAAT GGACTTCTTCAAATGATTGTTCAAAACTGTTATCAAGTTGCAATTGATCATTATGGTTCTTGTCTACTTCAACAATGCATTGGAAAATCCCGTCAAGAAATAAGGGAGCCTTTGATTAGAGAGATAATCGCTAATTCTATGAATCTATGTGTGGATCGCTATGG AAACTATGTGGTCCAGTATGTGTTGGAATTGGAAAATTTTCAAGTGGCAGCAGCCCTGTCAAGATATCTCAGTGGGAATTACGTGCAACTCTCTTGTGACAAGTATGGAAGTCATGCGGTGCAAAAATGTTTAGAAAGTAGACAATTCAACTCGAGGATGATCATCAACGAGCTGCTTACTGACATTGATTCACTTCTTGTAAATCCTTTCGGAAACTATGTAATTCAGACTGCATGGGTTGTATCTCAGGTAACGAAAATAAACATGCTTTTAGATCCATTTTATGTGAAATCATTAGCTTATTTGTTTACTTTGTCTTGCAGAGTGATATGCGAAGTGAATTGTTGTACCATATCAACAGGAATCATCCGTTGTTGA
- the LOC111206574 gene encoding uncharacterized protein LOC111206574 — MASFVSQDVAAEKVDAMRRFERTRYLWKFLPVIEALVIMLLLLSWLTPSLSVGEYLRRILSGGWTGGVFIFVIVNVLIALIFSLSNHHQKVTEPDLYFQYVSSSATTTTLGGLSSATTTTLLGGYSSSSAVVSETPASENEENTSDGKSGTDLTSVSLTNKEARPVRREMVRAVSSVTETAHAIRRKHEMTFLPPVATESSSDHQVYRRSRSERLDVRGEFRRSMRRLCDMDDLSSDEFRSTVETFIAGKKKMLLKEWMKP; from the coding sequence ATGGCTTCGTTTGTCTCCCAAGATGTTGCCGCTGAGAAAGTTGACGCCATGAGGAGATTCGAGAGAACGAGATACTTGTGGAAGTTTCTTCCAGTGATTGAAGCTCTTGTCATCATGCTACTTCTCCTCTCTTGGTTGACACCGTCTCTTTCCGTCGGTGAGTATCTCCGGCGGATCCTTTCCGGTGGTTGGACCGGCGGTGTATTCATATTCGTCATTGTGAACGTTCTCATCGCCCTTATTTTCTCCTTATCTAACCACCACCAAAAAGTAACCGAACCCGATCTGTATTTTCAATACGTTTCTTCCTCCGCAACCACCACTACTCTCGGTGGCTTATCCTCCGCAACCACCACCACTCTTCTCGGTGGTTATTCTTCCTCCTCCGCCGTCGTCTCTGAAACGCCGGCGTCTGAAAACGAAGAAAATACTTCAGATGGAAAGTCAGGGACGGACTTGACCTCCGTTTCACTAACCAACAAAGAGGCTCGACCGGTGAGGCGAGAGATGGTCCGGGCGGTCAGTTCCGTGACGGAGACAGCTCATGCTATAAGAAGGAAGCATGAAATGACGTTTCTGCCCCCAGTCGCTACTGAGAGTAGTAGTGATCATCAGGTTTACAGGAGGTCGAGATCAGAGAGGCTTGATGTGCGGGGAGAGTTTCGTAGGAGCATGAGACGGTTGTGTGACATGGATGATCTGAGTAGTGATGAGTTTAGATCAACGGTGGAGACGTTTATAgcggggaagaagaagatgctgtTGAAGGAATGGATGAAGCCGTGA